A window of the Streptococcus sp. 116-D4 genome harbors these coding sequences:
- a CDS encoding histidine phosphatase family protein: MVKVRLYLIRHGKTMFNTIGRAQGWSDTPLTAEGERGIQELGIGLRESGLQFERAYSSDSGRTIQTMGIILDELGLQGKIPYRMDKRIREWCFGSFDGAYDGDLFMGIIPRIFNVDHVHQLSYAELAEGLVEVDTAGWAEGWEKLSGRIKEGFEAIAKEMEKQGGGNALVVSHGMTIGTIVYLINGMHPHGLDNGSVTILEYEDGQFSVEVVGDCSYRQLGREKMEEASI; the protein is encoded by the coding sequence ATGGTAAAAGTACGATTGTATTTGATACGTCATGGCAAGACCATGTTTAACACGATTGGTCGCGCGCAAGGTTGGAGCGATACTCCCTTAACAGCTGAAGGTGAACGAGGGATTCAAGAATTAGGAATCGGTTTGCGAGAATCTGGTCTACAGTTTGAGCGCGCTTATTCCAGTGATTCGGGGCGCACCATCCAGACAATGGGAATCATCCTTGATGAACTTGGCTTGCAGGGGAAAATCCCTTATCGCATGGACAAGCGTATCAGAGAATGGTGTTTTGGTAGCTTTGATGGAGCTTATGATGGCGATCTTTTCATGGGTATTATCCCTCGTATCTTTAATGTGGACCATGTTCATCAATTGTCTTATGCTGAACTGGCTGAGGGCTTGGTAGAGGTCGATACAGCTGGTTGGGCTGAAGGTTGGGAAAAACTCAGTGGCCGCATCAAAGAAGGTTTTGAAGCGATTGCCAAAGAAATGGAAAAACAAGGCGGTGGCAACGCTCTCGTTGTCAGCCATGGAATGACCATTGGAACCATTGTGTATCTGATTAATGGCATGCATCCGCATGGTCTCGATAATGGTAGCGTGACGATCCTTGAATATGAGGACGGCCAGTTTAGCGTAGAAGTTGTCGGTGACTGCAGTTACCGACAACTTGGACGTGAGAAGATGGAGGAAGCTTCTATTTAA
- a CDS encoding ABC transporter permease has protein sequence MERKKLNIWTASSFFIFLTYLVFLVYPIATVLKQALIHEGQFSLANFVTFFSKAYYSETLVNSFKVSITATVTSLVVGTLLAYLFSMYDFKGKKFLQILIIIASMSAPFVGAYSWILLLGRNGVITKFLTNALHLPAIDIYGFKGIVLVFTLQLFPLVFLYVAGTMKSIDNSLLEAAESMGSFGFKRIVTVILPLLVPTLLAAALLVFMRAFSDFGTPMLIGEGYRTFPVLIYTQFISEVGGNSAFASALAIMAIIIALAIFLIQKYISNRYSFSMNSLHPIEPKKTTKGKMVAIYATVYGIILFSVLPQVYLIYTSFLKTSGMVFVKGYSLNSYKVAFNRMGSAIFNTIRIPLIALVLVVLFATFISYLAVRKRNLFTNLIDSLSMVPYIVPGTVLGIAFISSFNTGLFGSGFLMITGTAFILIMSLSVRRLPYTIRSSVASLQQIAPSIEEAAESLGSSRLNTFAKITTPMMLSGIISGAILSWVTMISELSTSILLYNVKTRTMTVAIYTEVLRGNYGVAAALSTILTVLTVGSLLLFMKISKSNSITL, from the coding sequence ATGGAACGTAAAAAACTAAATATTTGGACAGCCTCCTCTTTCTTCATCTTTCTTACCTATCTTGTCTTTCTTGTTTATCCTATCGCTACCGTGCTCAAGCAAGCACTCATACATGAAGGACAATTCTCACTAGCTAATTTTGTCACTTTCTTTAGTAAAGCCTACTACTCTGAGACACTTGTCAACAGTTTCAAGGTTTCCATTACCGCTACTGTCACTTCCTTAGTTGTAGGAACCCTATTAGCTTATCTCTTCTCTATGTATGACTTCAAGGGAAAGAAATTTCTACAAATATTGATTATCATTGCTTCCATGTCAGCTCCTTTCGTAGGAGCCTACTCCTGGATTCTCTTGCTAGGACGAAATGGGGTCATTACTAAATTTCTGACAAATGCCCTTCATCTTCCCGCTATTGATATTTATGGATTCAAAGGAATTGTACTTGTCTTTACACTACAATTATTCCCACTAGTATTTCTATACGTTGCTGGGACAATGAAAAGTATTGACAATTCTCTACTTGAAGCCGCTGAAAGCATGGGGTCCTTCGGATTTAAGCGTATCGTAACAGTTATTTTACCTCTCCTAGTTCCAACCTTACTAGCAGCTGCCCTGCTTGTATTTATGAGAGCATTCTCAGACTTTGGAACACCGATGTTAATTGGTGAAGGATATCGGACTTTCCCCGTCTTGATTTATACTCAATTTATTAGCGAGGTTGGAGGAAATTCTGCTTTTGCATCTGCTTTAGCAATTATGGCGATTATCATTGCCTTGGCAATCTTCCTTATCCAAAAATACATTTCAAATCGCTACAGTTTCAGTATGAATTCGCTCCATCCAATTGAGCCTAAAAAAACTACAAAAGGAAAAATGGTTGCCATTTATGCAACAGTCTACGGAATTATCTTGTTCTCTGTTCTACCTCAAGTCTACTTGATTTATACTTCTTTTCTAAAAACATCAGGTATGGTATTTGTCAAAGGCTATTCTCTAAACAGTTACAAGGTAGCTTTCAATCGTATGGGATCTGCTATTTTCAATACTATTCGTATCCCTTTGATTGCCTTAGTCCTAGTTGTTCTTTTCGCAACATTTATCTCCTACCTAGCTGTTAGAAAACGGAATTTGTTTACAAACCTAATTGACAGCCTCAGTATGGTCCCTTATATTGTACCAGGAACCGTTTTAGGGATTGCCTTCATTTCTTCCTTCAATACTGGCCTATTTGGAAGTGGATTTCTTATGATTACAGGGACAGCTTTCATCTTGATTATGTCCCTATCTGTTAGAAGATTGCCTTATACTATTCGCTCATCTGTTGCTAGCTTGCAACAAATAGCACCAAGTATTGAAGAAGCCGCCGAGAGCTTAGGAAGTAGTCGTCTCAATACCTTTGCCAAGATTACAACTCCAATGATGCTATCTGGTATTATTTCTGGAGCCATCCTATCTTGGGTTACAATGATTTCAGAACTTTCTACTTCTATCCTCCTCTACAATGTCAAAACAAGAACAATGACTGTAGCTATTTATACAGAGGTTCTCAGAGGGAATTACGGTGTAGCCGCAGCCTTGTCAACTATCCTCACTGTTCTAACAGTAGGTTCCTTGCTCTTGTTTATGAAAATTTCTAAAAGCAATAGCATTACACTTTAG